TCGGTGTAACACCTTCCTATCAACCTAGCTATCCTTTGGAATCCTTCAACTGACAGTTTGACTGGCCCATCTCAGCCCCAATAAGCAGAGACTGTAGTAACGCTGTTTTAGCACAGTCATTCACAGCTCTATTGATTCCAATAAGCAGAGATTAGTAACACTGTTTTAGCAGTCATTCACATCTCTTTTGATTTTTGCCTTTCAAGTGGACGATACACTTAAATAGTGTATATTTACTTGGAGTGAATCAGTTGTGCACAGAGGAGCCTTTATTTTCATGTTCAATGTCATTCACTGTGCTTCTGTCTTCATGTAGATGTTCAGCTGGTTGGTTTCAATGTGCAGTAGTCATTGACTAAGGTTTGGGCTAGACTGCTATTTATACCAAGGTTTCCAGTCTCAACATGAATCTTATTATACTACTTAAATTTGATAGAAGAAGAAAACGTAGTACAGTCGATTCTTGAAAAGCGCACATTGTATATGTACAAACTCTGTTTACATGCAGTTTATCAGTTCAAATTCAAATACACTTTTCACTTCTGCATGCTCAGATTTAGTATACACATTTAGAATACTCCCAAGCCATTGCATTTATCAGGACTCCACTGCATCTAGATGTCTTGTAAGATGGCATTTGTCAAAAAGGGAAAAATTATCGAGACGCATATACACTAGCTTATTGCAATTTAAATTATTTTTGTTATAGTGATATCTGTACGAAATTGTTGAACAATGCTCTAAATGTTATTTCTTTGTCAATATTTGCATCACACTTTCAGAGTATCTGTAGTATTCCATAGGTTTTGTCAAAAGTGGGATCCAAAAGGCCATAGATAGTGTATTGAGGATAATGGCATGGCTGTTGGATGAATGGTGCATTGCAAAATGTAGACCAGAATTTTTATGTCTAAACTGCTCTAGGTTATATTGCTCTGttaaaatgtcaacattgaaTAACTCTTGAGCTTATGAGTTTATAAGGCTATGGTTTTATTTAGAACTCACATTGAAACAATGGCTTTTGCACTCTGCAAACATCAagcatttattttttgttttatattttcaTCATGCAATTTCGATTGCgatcaaactgtttacagtgtttgtGCTCCTCCTTGCCAAAAATGTGTAGTCTAATTCATGAATCATTTCATTCATTGTGTGGATTGCTTAATGTAGAGTTCAGTTCTGTGGCATATGAAAACTGAGTTTGAAGATTGTTCAGAGCCAGAGCTATTGGatgtgaggcaataaataggattTTGAGGGAATAAACTGTGTTTTGGATTATGAACTAGATTTTTTTATACTTGAATGTAGTTACTTAGAAAGGCTCCAGAATATGCAcgcttgtttttttaaacattttttttattataaaattGTTATTTTGAGCCTTTTTTCGTGTCTGTATGCTCCTTTTTTGCATACCTGGGGTGAGAACAGGTGATGCTTTACATACTTTCTCAACAACACAACCCTTGTCCTACCTGATGAGGATTTGATGCCCGCCGCTGCCTTGTTGCTCAGCAACCAGGGACGCTGTGAGTGCAATTATTGTGTAATGGAAGGAGGCTACATCCAATCACAAAAGAGAACTGTACTCACTGTCATTGTTACGTCCAATACGGTTCTATGGTAGGCGTGAGAGATTAGAACCAAATTGAAACCATTTCTAAAACAAGGTAAGAAATGGCATTGGAATAAGAAACAACCGAGATTGAGTAGCAACGAACAAGTGTTGAAAAGTAACTGTTTAGGGAATATTTAATTCTAATTTACAGACACTTTTTATTTAGTACAGAAGAATCAAAGAgtatttttttctataattttacatttctatatttttttgCGTTCGATCCTGTCGATTAAAAAAAATCTTGTTATTTAATTGAATCATTCTGGCGTTGAATTTTTACAAAATAAGATGGCAATATTGGCAGAAGATATATCTTTCATATCCCTCGTAAATACTTTTAAATAACTAACTCAAAAGTAGTGTGAGACAAAATGTCAGCTGACATTAGTTTGTTCGATTTGGTGAACCTGTCGATCGGGACACCTGAAGTTGGAGCTGTCAACTTCAATGCGTTGCATACCCTCCTCCACGCTATCCTGGGACACCTGAAAATCCAAAATGTGACCACCGGCTGGAGAGAGCAGGatggcccgccacaggagcccCATGGCCCGCATCTGACCAAGTCCTCTAGCCCGTACCATCACATGGAAGACAAACTTCGGCAGATCGAGAGACAGATGGCCGCGCTGGAGAAGCTTCCTAGCGGTACCGATCTTCTGAGTCGCACTGCCTCAACCACAACACCGGTCAACGACTTGTGGCAGCTGATGCAGCTCCGCCGCAAGGCTCAGGCGAGTGAGGACGGCGTATCCAAGGTGAGACAGACTCTTCCTCAAAATGTAATTATTAATATCACACTGTCATCGCTGAGTTACAATTTTATTATACATTTAAATAATGTCATGCGAGGACAGGTGAAAGTTGAACACTGCTGCTGTGGCAGTGCTGCCTCCCTTGATCAACAGTCAAAACTGTGTTGAAACTCTGATTTGTCCGTGGTGCACAATTTTGCTTGTCATAAAATAGGCGCCAAATCATTTTTTAGGAATCTGTCCCAAAACAATTTTGTGGTCAAAGAAAAATGGCCACAATGGTCAAGAAATACGATTATATTACAGTTCCACTGGGTATTCTAGACTAGACATCCATCTTGTAACAGATGTTAGAGTCTGAGGTTTATTTACAGCAAGGACAAGGGGAAGAGTTAAAGGAAGCTatggatgattaggtggccatgatggcatgagggccagattgggaatttagtcacaacaccggggttaacacccctactcatacgataagtgccatgggatctttagtgaccacagagtcaggacactGAAAGACAGCCCTGGGACACTGAATCTCCTTAGACCAGAGGGAAGAGTACCATCTATTGGCCTTCCAGCAGCGTTCTGTCTCCCATCCAGGTACCGACCAGGACCAACTACCTAGTTTctgaggcaagccagcagtggaatGCAGGGGGATATGCTGCTGGCAAGTGATTCAGCCCCTCTTATCTGTATTAAGTCCTTGAGTGCTTGCTCATCAAAGCCCTGTCCCGCAGCTGGGGGCCTGTCTGTGTGGTGAATGGTGAGCATTTCAGAACACTCAACACTGGATAAGGATATTGATGACAGAGCACAGCACAATAGGTGATGGGCACCACACTGTCTTCTCAAATGACCTCGCTGTGTCTCTGTTCCAGTTTCCAAAGGAAAGGCCACTCCCCAAAGATAAGCGTGTATGCTGTGGAACAAAATTGAATAGCTGAGTAGTGCAGATCACTAGGGGAGGCTGTTGAGAGGGgatggctcattgtaatggctggaatggaattattgGAACgaagtcaaacgtggtttccatatgtttgatgtgtttgaaaccattccacctattcagctccagccattaccataatcccgtcctccccaattaaggtgccaccaacctcctggggTGTACACGATTTAGAATCAGTCCAGTACTTCATACCACACTCTGAACTGTATCTCTGAACTGTATCTCTGCTGGTATCTGAAATGTCTGAGTTTGAAATATGGACAATGATAGAGACAGTACAGTCTGTGTAAATAAAGCAAGTAGGAAGATGAAAGATTGCACAGGACTTAGCTATCTTCACTGATGTTGCCCAGACCTGCCCAGTTAACACTCAGGTGATATGAGGGAGGGACATCCAGTGGGTACAGGCAAAGGTGCCTCTGAATCATTCATGTATCCTGTGGGTATACTACTGTGGGTCAATACCAGTATCCACTGGccctgtctggacctctggcccTCGCTGGCCCTGTCTGGCCTTCTCTGGCCCTGTCTGGCATTCTCTGGCCCTGTCTGGTATTCTCTGGccctgtctggacctctggcccTCGCTGGCCCTGTCTGGCCTTCTCTGGCCCTGTCTGGCCCTGTCTGGCATTCTCTGGCCCTGTCTGGTCTTCTCTGGCCCTGTCTGGCATTCTCTGGCCCTGTCTGGCCTTCTCTGGCCCTGTCTGGCATTCTCTGGCCCTGTCTGGCCTTCTCTGGCCCTGTCTGGCCTTCTCTGGCCCTGTCTGCTATATCCCTTAAGACCCCACTAAGACACAATGTCCATCAGTTTCTGCCTCACAACTCATAGCAGCATATTGTATTTCCCGCATACAGGCCCTTAGCCAGGGTCTCTTTCTTCTTAACCCATGGCAGAGGTTATCAGGGGATTGCTGTGGTTGATAAAGGTGTGTCTTGGATCTGAGAGGGTAGCGAAAAGTCTGCCTGAGTGGCGCTCTGTGTTCACAGTGGTGTGGAAGGATTCCAGGCCACCGGCCATCTTAGTCAGAGCCAGTTAATGGCTGACTAAAGAGTAAccgggaggtagagaggatggcTTTCTTCCCAATCGCAAATAACTTCCTTATCGTTGGGACAGTAAAAGTCAGTGTACTTACATTATGTTAGTTACTCATTTCCTACCCCTTTTACTAGAGTTTTGCTTGTTGTCAGAAGGGGCTTGTATTTAGGTTGTCCTGTCCGTTACCATTTGCAACATACTTGTGGGTGATGATGACCCAGATGTTGTGGCAGAAACAGGAAGGAGGTTGGGCACTCTGTCCAAACAACATcctcacagacaaacagacagagtacTAGGGACATTGTGTCTGAGGAAGATACGGTTGGGGATGTCCCCTGGTTAGGGAGCCCAGCTCCTTTGAGGGAATAGGACGATGCATACATTTTgcctactgtttgctgatgtagACAATTATCATCATTTCCTGTGAACTCAATATGTCCAATCAGCCTCACGAGGAGCTTTTAAAGTGTCATACGAATCTCATAGGAAATGAACCATACCCttgactagaggttgaccgactatgatttttcaacgccgataccgattattggaggaccaaaaaagccgataccgcttaatcggccgatttttaaaaatgtttatttgtaataatgacaattacaacaatactgaattaacacttattttaacttaatataatacatcaataaaatcaatttagcctcaaataaataatgaaacatgttcaatttggtttaaataatgcaaaaacaaagtgttggagaagaaagtaaaagtgcaatatttaccatgtaaaaaagctaacatttaagttccttgctcagaacatgagaacatatgaagagcgggtggttccttttaacatgagtcttcgatattcccaggtaagaagttttaggttgtagttattataggaattataggactatttctctctataccatttgtatttcattaacctttgactataggatgttcttataggcactttagtattgccagtgtaacagtatagcttccgtccctctccttgctcctccctgggctcgaaccaggaacacaaagacaacagccacgctcgaagcagcgttacccatgcagagcaaggggaacaaccactccaaggctcagagcgagcgagtgacgtttgaaacgctactAGTGCGCGCTAACTAgtcagccatttcacatcggttacaccagcctaatctcgggagttgatatgcttgaagtcataaacagcgcaatgcttgacgcacaatgaagagctgctggcaaaacgcaggaaagagctgtttgaatgaatgtttacccGCCTTcgtctgcctaccaccgctcagtcagattataccaAAGCATGACACGATAGAtaatatcattaaccatgtgtagttaactagtgattatgattgattcatagttttttataagataagtttaatgctagctagcaatttaccttggtttactgcattcgcgtaattctccttgtggagtgcaacaagaggcaggccgttattgcgttggactagtgaaAATCTCGtagaacgaggcagttaacccaccgttcctaggccgtcattgaaaataagaatgtgttcttaactgacttgcctagttaaataaagattaaataaaggtgtgtaaaaaaaacaacttgaaatcggccctaattaatcgtccattccgattaatcgtcGACCTCTACCCTGGACCCACCCATCaaaatgtgacaaatacagttgaTTGTCTCTTTGTTTGTCATTAGGGGTTGGGTTAGTTGCCAGGTTAGAATATTCTAGTCCTGTTTACAAGATTTGATCATGTTTTGCCTAATCTCATGTCTCTGAGATGCTTGAGGCGATCAATGAAAAGGTGGTCTCCACCAGAAATTCCATACATGCAGGTCATATATCCCTTCCACGTTTACAGCTCACTGAACCACCTATTAGTTATTCAGACGATTTTTTGACGGCCTGTGCAGCTCAGTGGAGTCGCTATGCTTCGATTCATGTCTGGGTACATTAGACAAACCCACTGGAACTCTGATCAATACGTTCAGAGCCACCTGTTTCAACTTTGCTTAGTAAACACAACCTATTTCTAATTTGCAACACCCAGAGCACATGTGTGGGTTTACTCTGTCAACAATGCCTCAGCTGTGTTAGAGAGTGGAGTGGTTCCATATGGGCAGGGGTTATGTACTCTGAAAAACATGGATTATCTGGAGACAGACAGGTCCGACCGCTGCTTTGTAACAGCTTGTGTATCTCATCTACTGCATATGGTGGTGTCCTAGTAACCTCCCTTGGGGTGAAATGTCAACTGGATGGAGCCACGGAGAGGGGTTTTGGGATCCCTCCTAAATGAAGGGGTTTAGGATCTTCCTACTGATCTTCAAAGGAAGTAGCTTGGGAAATAGTCACGTATATGGCTTTGGTCCGGGGGATTTCGACCTTACTGAGTCCCCTGACCGCTTCAAAGTTTCACAGAGTCTTACTTTGGGAGATTAGAGAACTGGGCTGAGTCAGTTTCAAGTGTTTTGGGCATGAAGAGGCTGTGAAAAAGCTTTAGACCTAATTCTAAGAGATCACCATGCGTGTTGATTCACCCAGAATATGGCACAGTGATTTCGAAATGTTGGAGGTTTACCCAATACATTACTGGGAGCTTATATATCACGTGTGCGACCCTCTTTATTTCTATAGCCTACGATTCAGTCATCATAACAGAAACTGACAAAAGGTAATAATGATTCTGTTAAGTGATCTGACCAGTGATGTGAGGTTCTTTGAGCTTTGAGTCCTTCGAACACACTCTGTTGTGTTTCCAGTCTATGTCGCTGATCCAGGATCTGATGAAGGAGATCCAGGACCTGAAGGAGTCCAGAGATGACCTGAAGAAAGAGGTCAAGAGCCTCCAGAACCAACTAAACCAGGTCAGACACACATCCATACTGGCAAACCCTCATAGTGAGGAGGGATTGCAGATAGATAACAAATGGCAACTTTGCTCAtctccctcattaatctacagtaGGGGATGTACCCAGTGCTCATCCCTAGGGAATCCTTCTCCATCTCACCACCCCACACAGTGGTGAAATATAGAGTCATGTAGAGCCCGATCCACCCTGGCCCTggtcccctccctccatcactctctgtaGGGGACATGGAGTCATACAGAGGGCAACAGCATCAAAGAGCCACAGCTTATCTCTGGCAACCTGGCCTGTCACTCACCCCAACAATAGAGTGAGGATAATAGGGATCATCCTACATGTCTGTTTCCATCTGGTAGCATGACGTTGCTCTGGGTATTTTTGGGTTCCAGCTGAATATGAGTGAGCTGGTTGACAGAATCAACGAAGTGGAACAGTACTGCCATCGACTGGACAACCTGGACTCTGCCACCGTGAGTTGGAACTGAGGAGACTACTTTCCAAGCTCAGAAATTATATACTACATTGTTAAGAGGAGACAAACAatagtatagtactgtagtagcTAACTCTAGTAAAAAGAGGTTAATCATGACTTCCTCTCTTTCTTGTCTTCTCTCTATCACAGAAAGAGCTGCAGGATAGAGTTGGGCGTTACCCAGACCCAGACGAGCTCATCCAGTGTGTGACCTGGGACATCATGCAGACCACCTTGGTTAGCGAGCAACAGAATTTGCAAAAGGCATGTCTTATGTCTTGCTTGAAAGAGCGAGATTCATTTATCAAGCAATCATATACAAGACATAGGAATAGACATTAGCTTTGTGTTGATGGTAGCTATTTTTCCAATAGGAAATCAAGCACTCAGTCCCTGTCCCCACATCAGTTGTCATGACCACCATGACTCCTTTCAGCGTCTCTGCCAATGCCAATACTGGAGCTGCTGCCTTCACTCCTGGCACTGTCACTGTCAGCCAGCATGGGGGGGCGGTGCCCCAGCAGTCCCTCTCTGATGTAACTGCTGCCTTCACTCCTGGCACTGTCACTGCCAGCCAGCATGGGGGGGCGCTGCCCCAGCAGTCCCTCTCTGATGGAGCTGCTGCCTTCACTCCTGGCACTGTCACTGCCAGCCAACACGGGGGGGCGCTGCCCCAGCAGTCCCTCTCTGATGGAGCTGCTGCCTTCACTCCTGGCACTGGCACTGCCAGCCAGCATGGGGGGGCACTACCCCAGCAGTCCCTCTCTGATGGAGCTGATGCCTTCACTCCTGGCACTGGCACTGCCAGCCAGCATGGGGGGGCACTGCCCCAGCAGTCCCTCTCTGATGGAGCTGCTGCCTTTACTCCTGTCACTGCCAGCCAGCATGGGGGGGCACTGCCCCAGCAGTCCCTCTCTGATGGAGCTCTGATGGTGGGCAGCAAACCCCTGTCTCGTGTGGCCAGCGGGGCAGAGCGTTACCCAGAGACAGTGGAGGCCCTGAGGGACGTGGGCAGGCTCAGGGAGAGACACAACACCCTGGAGACCAGAGTAGAGCTGCTGGAAGCAGGCAAGGCtgaccaggcccagctccagcacCTCCGGGAGCTCCTCCCTGACATGGGTAAGATAACAATGTGGAGATTGGATAGTGTTATAGGGCTATTCTATGTGTTCTTTTACTGAATGATGTCTTTTGTGTGGGATGACCATTTTTGTCCTGAATGTGTAGGTGACAGGGATGTGCCTGACAATCTGTTGGATCAACTGAATCATCTGAGAGTTCTGGTCGACAGCCTGATGGGTGACAAAGCCAAGGTGAGCGAGGAAgatgtacgcacgcacgcacacgcacacacacacacacacacacacacattgttgatGGCCCCATGTCCCTGTCATAGCTGGGAGAACTGGAGCAGCTGATTCTGAACATAGGGACAGTTCAGGGCTCAGAGGGAGGCTCAGAAACAGCCAAAGGGTCAGACAGTGAGGACTCCTCTGACTCTCCTAAGCAAGGACAGCTCAGACTGCAGATATTATACCTCAGGTAAACAATGACACAGGAGCACACAGGAAGGCTAAATAGAAATTATAGATAGTTTTTTATGGAAGCTACATTTGACATCATTTGGTAGTCTAAGTAATTTGTAACACAGGAGGCTGGCGGTACCTtcattggggagaacgggctcgtggtaactactggagcggaatcagtggaatggtatgaaatacaTTCCACTGATGGTTTCCAGGTgtatgatgccattccatttgctctgttccggaCATTATTACGAGCCGTTCTTCCCTCAGCAGTTTTATGGCCAGTTGAGATGTGGTAGTTTTCCATTGGAAGAGAGGTGGTGGCCTGCTCCTCATGGCCTGGTGCACCTGTTCCACCACTCTGTGTTCAGGAACGCAGTGCAGAAAGTGGAGGAAGAGGTGCTACTGCTGAAGACTGAGAACACATCAGCCAAGGCTGAGCAGAAGACCAAGAAAGACAGACAGCTACAGGAtcaggttagacagacagacagacagacagacagacagacagacagacagacagacagacagacagacagacagacagacagacagacagacagacagacagacagacagacacagacagaccgacagacagacattccAGTGCATATAGACATTTGAATACACTGTCAGGTCTAACACCAGAGTGTAAAATCTTCAACTGTAGAATATAGCTGAGACAGCATCATCCATAATGTAGCAGCAAGTGGCCCCTGGTGGCCCCAACATGGCCCTCATACTGCCCTCTCACCGCAGATGGACAACCTGCGAGGCATGCTGGAGGACATGATGGCGTCCTCCTCCTCGCTGCTCTCCCAGAGCCTCCAGCAGGAGCCCCAGGGGTCAGAGCAGGGCCAGGGCAgcggtcaggcaggcgggcagcAAGGCTCCACGTGCCCCTCCTGCTCTGTAGATGTGAGCAGGAAGGTCAGCCAGCTGTTCCAGCGCTATGAGAATCTGCAGGGCCTG
This sequence is a window from Oncorhynchus mykiss isolate Arlee chromosome 13, USDA_OmykA_1.1, whole genome shotgun sequence. Protein-coding genes within it:
- the LOC110486584 gene encoding uncharacterized protein C16orf96, with product MSADISLFDLVNLSIGTPEVGAVNFNALHTLLHAILGHLKIQNVTTGWREQDGPPQEPHGPHLTKSSSPYHHMEDKLRQIERQMAALEKLPSGTDLLSRTASTTTPVNDLWQLMQLRRKAQASEDGVSKSMSLIQDLMKEIQDLKESRDDLKKEVKSLQNQLNQLNMSELVDRINEVEQYCHRLDNLDSATKELQDRVGRYPDPDELIQCVTWDIMQTTLVSEQQNLQKEIKHSVPVPTSVVMTTMTPFSVSANANTGAAAFTPGTVTVSQHGGAVPQQSLSDVTAAFTPGTVTASQHGGALPQQSLSDGAAAFTPGTVTASQHGGALPQQSLSDGAAAFTPGTGTASQHGGALPQQSLSDGADAFTPGTGTASQHGGALPQQSLSDGAAAFTPVTASQHGGALPQQSLSDGALMVGSKPLSRVASGAERYPETVEALRDVGRLRERHNTLETRVELLEAGKADQAQLQHLRELLPDMGDRDVPDNLLDQLNHLRVLVDSLMGDKAKSSELMNDVQGAIMQLQAECEKLHGTANHLIEEHGQKQVHIDHLYKSMEELDEKKADKELVEMEIEIKADKRALETKVSRMQFDSMTEELNTMFQELLSKITGQEQDWHKIIDKISTEMECKLDRIELDPVKKQLEDRWKSIRKQLQAQPAPKEDDAAGIRKQLVARFHCISCDRPVDMLTPGPHLVTLPSTPGLPSHKSNRPYTIYELEQVRQHCRSERIPEISDYSYLAMSRSCGGSHTVTYPNRRYTRLQHFSHFIQAEEETPPISSSPLRIQPEEVDILGLDGHIYKGRLKTRSVKTVDARLPTIFPKDGMCKSKDKIMRSQFQKPGCTEPGCVTPVRPQSAKTQRSRSASGSSVRDRPMSSLGCLSQATLPQSSSHADTTSELLQQDLELHVDLSQSEEEPVIIL